The region GGGAACGTCACGTTGCCCGACTTGGCGAACGGATTGCTCTCGGACGCGGCCAGCGGCGACCACGAGCCGGCGAGACTGCCGGAGGTCCAGGAGCGGAAGTAGCGCCTGCCGTCCGAAGCGACGGCCTCGACGAGCAGCAGGTACTGGTTGCTGCCCTGCACCTTGTAGATGTTGGAGGCCTCGAACATGGCGAACTTGGAGTCCTGGGCCGCGATGACCGTGTTGCTGAAGCCGTTCGGGAACTGGCCGACGGTCGTCTGGGAGCGGTACAGGTGGCCGTTGTCGTCGGAGGAGAACAGGTAGCAGTTGGCGCTGTCGCAGATCACCCACATGTCGACCCAGTAGCCGTTGCCGATGTTCTGCCGGATGATGTCCGGCATCGACGAGTAGAAGTTGCGCGGCGCACTCCACCCGTTGGGGTTGCTGATGTCCGGGTTGGTGGAGTACGACGCGTTGCCGGTCTGGTAGACGAGGTACCACAGCTTCTGCGGCGCGTTGTAGAAGACCTGCGGCGCCGCCCGGTACCCGGTGCCGATGGCGCTGCGGTCCAGGTAGTAGTGCGTGGCCGAACCGGCCTGGGACCAGTCGCTGAAGCTCAGGTACACCAGGTTGTATCCGGACGCCTGAGCGGTGCTGGCGAACACGTGGTACTTGCCGTTGTAGTAGACGACCGACGGGTCCTTGATGCCGGCGATCCGGTGGGTCGCGTCCGGTTTCGGGGCGATCAGTGATCCGCTCGAACTCCACCGGAAGCTGGAGGGGAGCGCGGCGGCGGATCGAGTCGTACGGGTGTCCACCGGCCGTGCCGCGGCGCTGCCGCCCAGCGCGGTCAGCGTCGACTGGAAGGCGGCTTTCTTGTTGCCGTTGCGGTCGAACAGCAGCGGGTTCTCCCCGCTGCGCCAGGAGTCACTGTCCCGGATCCCCCACACGGTGATGCCGGTGCAGCGCGACACGTTCATGCACGCCCGGACGGTGTTCGCGTACGCGGACGCGGGCGCCTGCGCGATGTCGAGTTCGGTGATCTGTACGTCGACACCGAGCGCCGCGAAGTTCGACAGCGTGGTCTGGAAGTTCGACGGCGGGCCGCCGGCGCCGAAGTGGGACTGCAGGCCGACGCAGTCGATGGGCACGCCGCGCGCCTTGAAGTCGCGCACCATGCGGTAGACGCCCTGGGTCTTCGCGTCGTTCCAGTTCTCGATGTTGTAGTCGTTGTAGCAGAGCTTGGCGGCCGGGTCGGCCGTCCGCGCGGTGCGGAAGGCCTGCTCGATGTAGCCGTCGCCCAGCACGTTCTGGAACACCGAGGAGCGGTGCGTGCCGCTCCCGCCGTCGTTGAACGCCTCGTTGACCACGTCCCAGGCGTAGACCTTGCCCTTGTAGTGGTTCATCAACGTGGTGATGTGGTTGTTCATCACGCTGCGCAGTGTGTTCGCGTCCCTGATGGAGCTGACCCAGCCGGGCAGTTGCTGGTACCACACCAGGGTGTGGCCCCGCAGGCGCTGACCACGGGCCGCCGCGCGGTTGGCGATCTGGTCGCCGGGGCCGAAGTTGAACGAGCCGCGAGCTCGCTCGGTGGTGTCCCACTTCATCTCGTTCTCGGCCGTGACCGAGTTGAACTCGCGGTCCAAGATGTTCGTGTACGCGCCGTCGCCGAGCCGTCCGGAGGCCACGGCGGTCCCGAAGTACCGCCCGGACTGGGCCGCTTGGGCACCCAGCGTGGAGGCGCGGACGTCGCTGACGTCGTGGGGAGCGGCGCTCGCGGCGCCTGGCGTCACCAGGGCGGCGACGGCCAGCAGGGGTAACACCGAGGCTCGG is a window of Streptomyces sp. B21-083 DNA encoding:
- a CDS encoding non-reducing end alpha-L-arabinofuranosidase family hydrolase, whose product is MNPLKRLGRRRASVLPLLAVAALVTPGAASAAPHDVSDVRASTLGAQAAQSGRYFGTAVASGRLGDGAYTNILDREFNSVTAENEMKWDTTERARGSFNFGPGDQIANRAAARGQRLRGHTLVWYQQLPGWVSSIRDANTLRSVMNNHITTLMNHYKGKVYAWDVVNEAFNDGGSGTHRSSVFQNVLGDGYIEQAFRTARTADPAAKLCYNDYNIENWNDAKTQGVYRMVRDFKARGVPIDCVGLQSHFGAGGPPSNFQTTLSNFAALGVDVQITELDIAQAPASAYANTVRACMNVSRCTGITVWGIRDSDSWRSGENPLLFDRNGNKKAAFQSTLTALGGSAAARPVDTRTTRSAAALPSSFRWSSSGSLIAPKPDATHRIAGIKDPSVVYYNGKYHVFASTAQASGYNLVYLSFSDWSQAGSATHYYLDRSAIGTGYRAAPQVFYNAPQKLWYLVYQTGNASYSTNPDISNPNGWSAPRNFYSSMPDIIRQNIGNGYWVDMWVICDSANCYLFSSDDNGHLYRSQTTVGQFPNGFSNTVIAAQDSKFAMFEASNIYKVQGSNQYLLLVEAVASDGRRYFRSWTSGSLAGSWSPLAASESNPFAKSGNVTFPGGTWSKDISHGEMIRAGYDQTLTIPACKLQYLYQGKDPNAGGDYNSLPWRLGLLTQTNSTC